Genomic DNA from Oenanthe melanoleuca isolate GR-GAL-2019-014 chromosome 15, OMel1.0, whole genome shotgun sequence:
ggaatggaatggaatggaatggaatggaatggaatggaatagaatagaatagaatagaatagaatagaatagaatagaatagaatagaatagaatagaatagaatagaatagaatagaatagaatagaatagaatagaatagaatagaatagaatagaatagaatagaaacTATATAGTATTGTAATTACAGAATTATtctatatatgtataaatagGTCCTTACGTTATTTGTAAAGAGCACCCCCCGTCCCCGCAGGAGCCGCGTCCCGGTGAGCTCGGAGGGCAGCGTGGCCGAGGGCGGCGTGTTCGAGAGCCTCAAGGCGGAGggcgcggcggccgcgccgCTGTTCCCGGGGCTGCCCGCGGGCTCCATCCCCGcggggctggtgctgggctcCGCGGCCGGCGGCGCCGAGCTCTTCCTGCCGGTGGCGGAGGGCGGCGGGCGGCCCGAGGGCGGCGCGTTCCACGGGCACGGGCGCGGCCCGGCCCACGCGTTCCACGGGCAGCACCGCGGCCCCGCGCTGCTGCACATGGCCGGGGAGCGCCACGGGCACGGCGAGGAGGGCGCGGACGAGCCCGCGGGCGCGCCGGCACCCGCGCTGTGCGAGCTGCGAgcgctgctgggctggctgcagaaggggctgcccttcatcctcatcctcctggcCAAGGTTTGCTTCCAGCACAAGCTCGGTGAGTGTGCGGGTGGATGGTTAGAATGCTTAAGGGTGGGTGGTACGGCTGTCCCTGAAAAAGGGATTTTATACCCTGAGACAATGAactggtttggaggacaggtatctgctaaacaaaggcaggagcttctctttgaaatacagaatgtaaaccccctccctccaaattactagaattctgaaattaaggggctctcaggcaaagatggGAAttggaataacagttctttactaggaaaattaaaatagaaatgcagtattacacagaacaatcccagccctgccagagtcagaatccaagctgacacccgtcagtcagtcagggtgttggcacagtcccattcaatggtggctgcatcctcctgcaggggcagatgtggttcagctggagcagtgctcctggagaaggtgcagtttcctctgaagctccagggatgatgtggaagggtctggttttcctctgaatccagtggaaagaaggtgccttggtgtcccaaatgtcagtttttatctgggtaggaaaggcttggctcctcctctggctggagcatctcccagtgggatgatggaattttatcagtcatgccctgggactcagtggccattaacaggagatatctcctggagggaggatgggctgtgggaagataaagatgattgcccagctggtttaaagatggcccatgagcagagaatgtgtgccaggagatcaggggcactgccccagctgggttaacagatggggacagaatccacatttctgtcacatcagCCCAACAAAGATAATGAAACCTTTCATGAGAGATGCTCCCCCTCCCTACCAAAACCTCTGTtatcatttaggatttctatttGTCTTTAACTTTACTAGATGATTGGTCTTTTCTCACCTAGAATCTCAAAGTAATTAGATAATTCTCAACTTACAATTTTACTGGTTAGAATTTCAATCCCCCTAAAATCTATAAAAACCCCTTGCTATGCTGTGTAACTGGATTTTGCTGGTAGAAccctttgaagaaataaagctaCTTTCAGAACCTCTGTGGCAATTCCCAAAGTTTCATTCCTGGCTAGCTGAGAAGCTGAATTCTGCCTCAGGGGTCCCTGGAGCTATCCAAGTCCTATAGCAGCCCAAAGCTAGAACCACCCTAGCCCACCCTAGCtaggtctgaaatgaagcatgacactaaagaaaggaaaatatgtgattaaataattctgttttaaatccccctgttatgaatattatgtttgtaaataagttgtatctatTGCAGCTTGCACaacaaggctttcacacagcccaacagatcctgcaaaatcagatttcctgcctttgtgtgatcaattGCAGCCTATCCCTGAGATCAGACTGCCTGACTTCTGCCATTCCTTATCTACCAAGAGCAGAGGTTATCTGTGGGACTTGACAAATTGTCTAGAGACTCACATTGTCCAGCAATCCCACACACCACCAGTGCTCACCTGGCAGAATTATGGCAgcaaaataacaattattgatgaCTACAAGGAACCCATGCtataaaagggagctgcaaacccaAGTTTGGTGGAGCATGGAGTGGGCATggcccctctgcctccccagcactgcttgatctgtctgtataaaataaagcaatctaaattttgctggaTATCaagacttttgtttctcatttataacagtGAGTGTTCATCAAAGCTTTTAGACAGTGCTTGGGAGGCTTTATCAGACTGATGTCTGATGCATCCATCCTTTTTGGACTGTGATCAGAGAGTAGTTTGGGAAACTATAAGGCTCTGATGTCTGATAGTTCTATAAACTCTTTTCCATGTTCCAGGAGCTGTTTTACATGGCCACTCCCTGAGTCTGCCTTTTTAGACCATGTGTGTTTCCTGGCTGtggtttaaatttatttttgtaactttttgAACTGAGAGTGGTTGGTAAACTTTATCAGGCTGTGATGTCTGATATATTTATCCATGTGACAGTGTGCAGGTGGAGTCCAGCATGAAGGAACATACTCAAATGCATGGGATAATGCATGTGGTGCATGCACCCTGCTTTCATCTGGGTCAGATCCATCTGATACCTGTGCTGACCAGTTCCTGTTTGCTGACTTCTCCTTGACATTCCAGTGAGGCTGAGGATGTTACCAAGGTTCTCCCTCAGAGCTCTCTCTAGGAGAGAGGGAGAGCTTACATTGgtgatttatttcattaaaagatttatttctgtgtagCACAGAAGGGTTCAGAGGGATGAGACTCTTGTCTTGCTGGTGGGGTGGTGGTTGAGGAATCAAGTCAAACAGCACCAGCAGTTCCTCTGACAGAGTGATTGtgtttccctgcaggaattgctgtgtgCATTGGCATGGCCAGCACCTTTGCCTATGCCAACTCCACACTCCGAGAGCAGGTGGCTCTGAAGGTGAGTTCAACATTTTACCTCCTTCTGCTCCCTGCAAACATCATTTCccatgcacagagcagcatctgTGTTGAACCCTCAGTTGCAGTGTAGGGCTGAGTGCATTTATATGTGTGCAGATCTGTCTtcttcctgcctctccccactGATGCTCTCCCAGAGTCTCTACCCTGCTTTTTTTGTGAAGGTGTGGCATAGTAAAACTGAATTAGCTTGTATacttttcagaatctctgctgcttagtgtgtaactctgaaacttcatgttaggtgttagtaagttctcttcacaggggagtgacaaaacaattccttcccagctggagaatcaaggacaactggtacccaaaaagcagaaacaagggAAAAGGGACAAACCAGGGGGCTGAGACTCCATGGGATAATTAATCCCAATGTGTGGAggaaccaaaacttataaaagtgtaaaactcatgatccatcttggatttgatttggtGTACCCCTGCtaggctcttgcactgccctAAGTGTAttctttcaataaatatttattttatccctttttctctgtctagagctgttccagctcagcctttccaggcaacaAAACAAATAGAGGGCAGGTCAGGGGTGTTGTAATCTACACCTCCCTCTGCCTGACTATTCCAGCTATTCCAGCTCTTCTCTGCACCTTGGTTTCCCAGCATGTacagcagagatgctggagCATATTTGACTTGTTAATGATGAGATTTAGCTTATTAGCATTTAGATAATGTTTTGAGATGTtcatctgaaatatttcctaGATGTATTGCTTGCTAGCAGCTTTCCAGTGCTCTGTGCATAATGTGCTTAGAACAGAGACCAGCAGATCTTTTCAGGTTTCTGATCTTCTGtgtcaggagagcagctcaCCAGCACTGAAAGCACAAGGCCAGAATTGCTTTTTTGTTAAAATGACATGTGTGGCAGCAGTGGAACCAGTGAAACCCAGCACTGAGAGCACAGATAAATGGCACAACCCAGGAACAGATTGCTGTTGCCTTGCACCCTGCACCTCTGGTGTTCCAGCAGTTTGCCCTTTAATCTGCCTGCTTTAAATCTCAGCCCAGCAGTCCTGGCTGTTGAGCAGCTACAGAGACCTCCTTTCTTCATAAATCAGCTCACAAGAGAAATGGTGGGTGTTTTCCTCTCAGGAATAAAATTTACTCCCCAAAGTTACCAGGGGCCAAGACCCAGGACAGCATCTTCTGCCATCCAGCTTGTCTGTAACATTCCATGTATGTTGAAATGCAAGATTTCCACTTCTTTTGGCctttaattatttcttcaggCAAAAATTAATCTTCCAGAACCTCCATGCTTTAGGCTAACACCCAAATGTGCTGCATGGAGTGGTGGGGAATATTTGATTTACCTGAGCACTGTGTGACTTTGGGTCTATTTATAAAACACCCCTTTGATGAATTGTCACTCCAGCCAGGTGACAGCTGAGAATTTAGGACAATATATGTgaactggattttttaaaatctgcttgtCATACTACATTTTAAATATCAGGAGGTTTTAGGTGTCCCAAGAAAGATCCCATCTTTGAAGATGCATTCTGCAAGTAAGGCTGTGGTTTTCACCAGCTTATTTCAATAATTTCCATTGGAAAAGTTACCTGAGTGAGAGACATTTCTAAATAAACTAATTACTGAACACTTTGTTAGATATTTGCATCCCCTGGGAGCAGATGAAGGCTCAGCCCAAGTCTCAGGATTTTGAGCTGAAATAACTCTGCTTCTTTTCCTTGCTCaggagaagagatcagtgctgGTTGTCTTTTGGATCCTGGCCTTTCTCACTGGAAACACCCTCTACTTGCTTTACACATtcagctctcagcagctttACAACAGGTGAGCAAAACCTGCATTGCACAGGGTGGGAGCAGGTGACAAATTTCCTCCACTGTGGGAGGAAATTTGTGTGCCTAAAGGATCTGCTGTCTTTGTTACATCTTTGGaatgttttccaaagaaaaaagaatgtgTGTGTCACAGTGGATTGTCACCTGTCAGTAAAGGAATAAGCAGTGTGGGATGGGCCAGGGTGTGATGGTGTCAGAGCAAAAGTGACCTCTGGATTCCCATTGTGACCACTGCAGCTGGACAGCAATCCTAAATCTGATCTGGCAGAGGCACTGATTTTCCTCTCACAATGTTTTCAGTCTGTCAAGATTGGAGTGTAAGACAGGAGGTGAAATAACAGTGTTCTCAGGGCTTGCAGGCACTTGGATCTGAGGTAACTAAGAGAGTTTTGCCTTTCAAATCTTGACTGAATGAATCCTCAAACACAGAAAGGGTTTGGTTCAGCACTTCTTGTAAAGCAGCCAGGAATAATGGCAGGAATAATGACAGCAGAGAaaggggcagagctgagaaGGTTTGGATGGGAGAGGCCAAGCTGTGGGATTGCCTGGATGGAGTTTTGGGAGGGggtggagagggagggatggcAGGAAGGTGTGGAAGTGAAATCAGTTTGCAGCATGAATGGGACTAGGTTAAAATAAAGGCTAAGCCATCTAAAATAAAGGGATTTTAGGAATCTGGGCCACCCTACAGACAGTTCAGAGTGTGGATTATTAGCAGTGGGCAGGCTGGGCCACAGCTCCAAGAAATGCCGTGTTcctggggatgggcagggctcATGCCCAGCCTGGTGTGTCTCCTGCTTGCTGTGTGGGGACCTGGGGCTGTTCACAGGCCAGGCTTGTCAAGTTAGAAATGTCTCcctcacttttgtttctttctggcttattttttttcatttcctgatttattttttgttcttgtttctgGTGCATGAATAGTAGTaaagtttctgtttctgtttttagGGTGTAATTTTACCTGTTGTGCTGTGCCAGTGTTGTGAGTATTTTAAATTCATGCTCAGGCTTTTCATTTTGGGTTGGTTACTTTacttttgattttggttttttggtttttttgtttttttttttttctgttatgtttTTGCTTCCTACCATGAGGCTTTGGCAGGTAAATATCCTGAAGGTGGATCCTGTTTTTTGAGTAGTAACTGTCTCTTTCAGCCTAATATTCCTGAAACCCaacctggacaggctggactTCTTCAACCTCATGTGGATTGTGGGCATTGCAGATTTTGTGCTGAAGTTCCTCACCATTGCCCTGAAGTGCCtggtgctggccctgcccagggtCATCCTTGCTGTCAAGTCAAAGGTAGGAGACTCTTTCTCTTTGATAATTTgatggaatcagagaatcatggaatagtttgggtgggaagggaccttaaacccacccagtgccacccctgccatggcagggacacctcccactgtcccagctgctccaagccccatccagggacatttccagggatccaggggcagccacagctggacaaATATGGATGGAAggataaaaacattaaaatctttGGCAGAAAGTCACCTGGGATCAAGGGTTGGTCTTTGAGCCATCACAGACCTGAGCAAGGCTTTGGTGGTGGTTAAAGTCCAGAGAGGTGAGGTGAGCATTGCTTGAGGAGGAATCAGTGCTAGCAGccacaaaactgcttttctcaTTAAGTCTTGTTTTTTGAGTAATCTCTGTAAATTGatatttctgaagcagaaacCTCTTCATTTCCTGGGGAGAAATTGCAAGTGTTTGACTCTTTGGCCTCCACTTGGGTCAAGGAAGTAACTGGGGTAAACTGAAGCAGTTCTAACCATgggagaagaaatattttaattaaatgctcATGAAACCATATGAAGACTAAGCCtaacttttaaaagtttctcACTTCATTCCCTCTCTTAAAACACCTTGTGATAAGTTTTTACTCTTGCAGTTCTCTCATGCTGCCTCTTCCTCCAGTCAGAAGTTCCCACATTTCAGGGGCAGGTTGTGCAGTGTGTTTTATTTGCATTCAGTAAAGAAActtccaggcactgctgggatgaAAAGCACTCTGTGGGTGCTGCAAGGTTCCAGCATTAATTGCTGAAAGTCCCAGGCAGGGCCCTTCAGGGGGTGTCCAAACTGGGAATAGTTTTGCTTAGAAATGACATGGGTGGCAGGGGAGTTGAGCAGCTTGTTCCTGCACAGCAGGACTATCTGAGATggttattaatttatttctggcatttgtccagttttttttttccctcttttattattattattattattattatattttggGAGATTAATGTGCTGGGTCATaatccaggctggggagggagggagaagtgaTGTGAATAGTGCTCCCAAGATAAATGGCAGTGTTGGAAAAGGTTCACAGCCTTTGCCTGCTTGTCTGAGAGGCATCCCAAGCACTCATTAATCCTTGtctgcagagaagaaagagcAGGGGTCTTTATTTGCAGCTCCAGTGAGAGGCTGGTAGGATCACATCTGTCAGGGGCTTGTAATGACTCAGAGCACAGATGCTTCATTTTTAATACCTTTTTCTGGAGAGCAATGtgtctcactttttttttttttttttttttttttaagctcctTTTTGTTTGGGATGTTGTGGATGGTCTTGCTGCCACCCCCCACCAAACCTGGGCTTGGTTCTCTGCCCACTTCAGCCATTAATCCAGCCAGGGAGGAGATCAAATTTAGCAAGAGCAAACTGGGattctgggctgggagggctccaGGAGAACACAGGACACATGGGAATGGTAATTGGTGATCACAGAGtccttccctgagctgctgagccagcCTTGCACAGCTGAGGGGTTCCAGTGGAACCTTTTGCTCATTTAACACTCCCACTGCAATTTAGGCACCTTAACTTTGACCAAAAAATTTGTTATCAAGTTTTTTTGTCTGAATACTTGCCAGGTACAAAGTTATTCCCTTCCTCCCAAAGTCCTCCAAGCAGAATTTCTGCAAAGCTAGTCtggcttttgctgctgctccttgggatCCTCTGAACACTGTgtgggttttgcttttattcatcAGTCTTTATATCTCCCCTCACTCTTGTCTGCAGACTCAACACCAACAATTTTTTGAGTCTTTTCTCAGAGATTCTTAATTCCAAATCTTCTTATTCTCTTCTGGACTGTCTTCATTCCCTCCCTGTTTTCCAGACCGTTTCTCCAGTCTGCCAAGATGAATTTGGAATAAAATCCTCCTTTCCAATTGTGTTTACAGTGTCAGCTGTACATTACTCTGTTCCATCAAGATCATCAGTGGAGGTGGTGAACAGCACTAAATGCTTACATCAGCTGcatcttttcattttgaaaataaacacataaaaaatcTGGGTTAGAACACTCAGTTCCCCCATCCCAAGTACCTGGGTCACGTTTTCCTAGCATGGCCCATCACAGGAAAGGCAAATTTTGGTGTAGATTTCTGAGATTTATAACATCAGTTATAAAGTTATATGCTTTAcctgagaaaaaacaaactaaaattGAGAAAATGGGCAAAATCCATGATCATTGGTGCTTGAAGTGTGAAGCATGAGAGCTGCTTTATTATGAGGGTACAGCCAGCCTGAGTAACTCAGAAATTCAAGATTCTGCAAAAAACTCCTCCAAAGAGTAAGGAAGGACTGGCAGATTGAGCTGAGCTCATCATTCCTTTGGAAGGGGGGGCTTGGCTGAAAGCTCTCcattaaaaaaggcaaataagaTCATTTGGTTCAATATAAAATgaattaaagtaaattaaacTGCAGGAGCCATGTGGGCTGCAGAGGCTTCCATTGTTGTGCACACATCAAGGgcagcttttcattttcactgctgaGGAGTGACAGCTTGAGGGGGGTGGAATTCCAAatcaggaaataaataataaaaagaccCAGTTGCCAAAGATTTCACTTAGGAAATCCCAGATGCCTGCAAGgctcccatcccctcctcaTGTTGTTGTCAGCAATCTGAGCTGGAGAAGTGAGTGAGGCatggggggagggagagggaaaatcAGAGCAAGTGGGGCTGTGAGAAGCTGTTATCCCAAATTCTTGCATCTGTgtatccctgtccctgtggggcACAAAGATACCAGGGACATTCTGATACATAAGAAATTCTAAATAAGAATTTTCTCAATGCAGAGCCAAGTTACAGGGGAGAGTGAAGATGCAGAAGAGGACTGACATTATCCCCTCACTGCAGACTTGAAAATacttggtgatttttttttccatttgattgTTTCATtagtgctttttattttttgaagttcCATCTCTTCAAGTCTGGTCAGAGACAACTTGGCCTGGATGTGGCAGCAATTCCAAATTCTGTTCTTGGATCTTGGTGCAAAAACCTTCTTCAGGTGCACATCATGTTTCCTGCCAGAGATGGGTACAGCACATTAATTTCCATATTCCTCCTGAAACTGCACCTTTTTCTTGTCCtaaggggaaaacaaaaaggctCTTGGAGCATGTGAGTCCtctaaaaatacagaagcaaTAAAAGCTCACTGAGAGCTGGCTCATAGATGATTAATGAAAAACACCCAGGCAAAGGTGTTGCTGGTCCTTTCCTGTGCAATGAGGGATTTattgctgctcttccctcccagtgctgctggagaggtgaTCCCAGGCAGGTGAGAGCCCCTCCCTcattcccctctgctcctggccctggggaGCTCACTCAGAGGCAGATTCACCCTCCATGAGCAGCAGTCTGAGCTTGGATCCTCCTGAGCCACAGGAGCTCCAGCGTGTTCTGCAAAGGCTTTTCCTTTGTGCTGTCCCACAGTCAGAAGTGTGGGATTTattatttacaaaattaaaagctaGCTGAAGCCTGAGAGCAGGTGCTGAGCAGTGGGGACTCCTCTGTCCCCCTCCCTAAACCTGCTTTGCAATCACTGCTGCTGAACTTCTTAAAAATCATTTCTCTTCAGTGCTGTCCCAGTTTAACTTTCCAGTTTAGGATACAAAAGATGTGATTTTCTGAAGTCTTGTGCACTAGctaaaattctcattttcccctCTAGTCCCCCCTTGACCTTGCTCCATGCCTCCTGATGGATTCTCACCGTGGTGCCCCATGCCACCAGGCTGTTTGCTGTGTCACTCTGGGAGCTCTCTCTGCTTTACTGCTCCTACCCCAGACCTGgaaccccagcacagcctgctctccTCTGATCCAAACTGCCAGCAGGTCTCCAAAGCTTTTTCTGAGCATCTCCCAGTTTCAGAATAAGCCctagagctgctggcagctgaacCAGGGGGACTTGGAGCTTCCCTGGAGTGCTGCTCACACCTTGCAGCTGCCCCATTGCAATTTCTGTCCCTTGTCTTGCCCCACTCTGCTTGTGCTGTGTCAGTCCTTGCTGTGGGGAGGCTCTGGGGGAGTCAGCATTGCCTCTGtgctgtttaattttaattatgctGCTCcatgttatttttctgtgagaCTTGTCCCCTCCATCACCACACCCCAAGGATGAAGGAAGCTGTTGCAGCAACTGGAAAGTTCACAGGAAACAAAGAGGCTGCTGGAAGAACATTCTGCAAGTTCAAGTTGAGTGCTGCACTGGAGAATTAAATCCTGTCCTTTGCCAAATAATTCCTGTGTGAGTCTAGAGAAGTCAGGTAGAGCTGCAAGCTGAAGTCAGTGGTTCAGCTTTTAATGGTAATGTGATCTATAAAATGAAGTGCTTTATAAAAAGTCTAATCCCAACACCTCAATTTGGACACCAAAACAACCTTACCTTGACCTTTGTCTTTCTGTGGTTCAGGTTCTCACTTGGAAAATGCAGGGGAAAGCTGTCCCTGAGGTCAGCCAGCCAGCAGCATGAAAATAAAGGGGtttaaaagagttttctgtAGTGCTGATGTTGTAAAGGGACTGAAGAAACTCTGGGGATGTGCTCCTCTGAGCAGAGCTCAAATGGCAGGAGAGGATCAGATGCAGGTCTGCCATCCAGGAGTGAGGATGTGacaaaaaaccaagaaattcCACACTCAGTGTGCAAAACAGTGCAGACTGAAAGGCTGCAGAAGGGAAAGTGCAATTGTATGAAAATGCTGAATTCCCTCTTCCAAATGAGTGCTTGGTTTGAAGTATAAAAATGATCTTTCCATGTGGTGAAGGAGAAAATGGGGGGGATTATACACAAGTCATGACTTGGTTTTTAACTGAGTGTTGAAAAAAGGATTCAGAATTTCACCCTGTGGTATCTGAGGCtcatcagcagagctgctgagatcTCTGCCCCACTAATGAAGtgtctgagagcagcagcagcagggccagctctgcccttctcACCCTTGATGAGAGCTGAGCCTTTCTCTCTACCCCCACCCTCACCAGGAGCCACAATTCCAGGTAATTTCTTATTTAATCTCTGTTCAGCTGGCTCCTGCACAGTccagtcctgccctggggctggctcaCAGGCTCACCAGAAGGATTCTGCTGATCTTAGAGAGCTGTTCAGTCCCTTTACAGTGCATTGCAGAGAAAATCCCCAGATTTACACAGATTTTTGTGACACCTGGCAGAGCCTTGCCTTATTTCAAGCTGTGGTGCCAAGTCAGATGTACAGGAGAAATAATTATATTTGTGCTTCATATAACACACAGTTCTaatcttgaaggaaaaaaaaaacaggtgatatattttagctggatttttcagACAAAATACAGCTTGAGACAAAGATTTGACTTTGAAAAATGTAACCTAGATAGCCAGGAGATAACAGAGCTGAGAAGTGGCAGGCAGGTTCCCAGTGATGGGAGCTATCAGAAATCTACATTTCACTGCTGAAATTGTAGGGAACAATCCTCATTTCCTGAGCTTCTGGTTTAGAGGGAGGGTtcactcctgcagcagccctttGTAGAATTATATCTGATTTTTCTGGCACTTTTCCTAGTTTAAAAAACAGGCTGGTGTGGTGCACTGAGAACTTCCTAGTTCTCTTCAAGTGATGCTCCCTGCCTCCTGGAGTCACTCCAAACTCCCCAGCATTTCATGGTGGGTGCTGTtaaggatggatggatgggatgcATCCCTTAAAACTTAACCTCACTCTTGGGAGGCTCTGAGCACGTCCCTAGCTGCTGAAAAATCCTGGTACCCTGCAGTTCTTCCTGAAAAGCTGCCTGACAGAAGGGAATTCTGAAACTCTGGGAAGCTGTGCTTGGGTACTGAAGTTTGTCACTTGCTGGTCCcagctggctgtggctggggtGTGCAGTGTGGTCAGGCTGTGtgagctgtgggatgcaggatgctgcagccctggctgatgcaatgggcagcagggctggatggaggGGGGAGGAACCAGGGGGAAAGCAGAGTTTGCTGGTTTTGTCTTGCTGGGAGCTTTCATCAGAGCCCTGTGGAGGGACACGGTGACAGCAGCTGATTTCTGCCACAGGAACACCCAAAATAAACAATGAGTGCATTGCAGCaccagctggggagggagctggggctaatggaattaatttaattaattactgctgtgctgtctgtgtgtgcagtgccagAGGGattggggaggggagggggatgggggtgggggtgggaatgggaatgggactgggaatgggatagggatagggatgagatggggatgaggatgaaggtgggatgaggatgaggatgaggatgaggatggggatgggatgaggatggggatgaggatgaggatggggatgggatgaggatgaggatgaaggtGGGAtaaggatgaggatgggatgaggatggggatgaggatgaggatgaggatggggatgaggatgaggatgaggatggggatgggatgaggatgaggatgaggatgaggatgaaggtGGGAtaaggatgaggatgggatgaggatgaggatcaggatcaggatgaggatggggatgggatgaggatgcggatggggatggggatgggatgaggatggggatgaggatgggatgaggatgaggatgaggatgggatgaggatggggatgaggatgaggatgaaggtGGGAtaaggatgaggatggggatgggatgaggatggggatggggatgaggatggggatgaggatgaggatgaggatgaaggtGGGAtaaggatgaggatgggatgaggataaggatgaggatgggatgaggatggggatgggatgaggatgcggatggggatggggatgggatgggatgggatgaggatgaAGGTGGGAtaaggatgaggatgggatgggatgaggatgatgaggatggggatgaggatgaggatgaaggtGGGAtaaggatgaggatggggatgggatgaggatggggatggggatgaggatggggatgaggatgaggatgaggataaggatgggatgggatgaggatgggatagggatgaggatgaggatgggatgaggatgaggatgaggatgggatgaggatgaggatgaggatggg
This window encodes:
- the RNFT2 gene encoding RING finger and transmembrane domain-containing protein 2 isoform X1, with the protein product MLSVLCFRVLRKMQRRHSSNTDTVPAERSRVPVSSEGSVAEGGVFESLKAEGAAAAPLFPGLPAGSIPAGLVLGSAAGGAELFLPVAEGGGRPEGGAFHGHGRGPAHAFHGQHRGPALLHMAGERHGHGEEGADEPAGAPAPALCELRALLGWLQKGLPFILILLAKVCFQHKLGIAVCIGMASTFAYANSTLREQVALKEKRSVLVVFWILAFLTGNTLYLLYTFSSQQLYNSLIFLKPNLDRLDFFNLMWIVGIADFVLKFLTIALKCLVLALPRVILAVKSKGKFYLVIEELSQLFRSLVPIQVWYKYIMGDDPSSSYFLGGILIIMYSLCKSFDICGRVGSVRKALKVLCTPQTYGVRATSQQCSEAGDICAICQAEFREPLILLCQHVFCEECLCLWFDREKTCPLCRSLTVDTLRCWKDGTTSAHFQVY
- the RNFT2 gene encoding RING finger and transmembrane domain-containing protein 2 isoform X2, whose amino-acid sequence is MQRRHSSNTDTVPAERSRVPVSSEGSVAEGGVFESLKAEGAAAAPLFPGLPAGSIPAGLVLGSAAGGAELFLPVAEGGGRPEGGAFHGHGRGPAHAFHGQHRGPALLHMAGERHGHGEEGADEPAGAPAPALCELRALLGWLQKGLPFILILLAKVCFQHKLGIAVCIGMASTFAYANSTLREQVALKEKRSVLVVFWILAFLTGNTLYLLYTFSSQQLYNSLIFLKPNLDRLDFFNLMWIVGIADFVLKFLTIALKCLVLALPRVILAVKSKGKFYLVIEELSQLFRSLVPIQVWYKYIMGDDPSSSYFLGGILIIMYSLCKSFDICGRVGSVRKALKVLCTPQTYGVRATSQQCSEAGDICAICQAEFREPLILLCQHVFCEECLCLWFDREKTCPLCRSLTVDTLRCWKDGTTSAHFQVY
- the RNFT2 gene encoding RING finger and transmembrane domain-containing protein 2 isoform X3, with amino-acid sequence MLSVLCFRVLRKMQRRHSSNTDTVPAERSRVPVSSEGSVAEGGVFESLKAEGAAAAPLFPGLPAGSIPAGLVLGSAAGGAELFLPVAEGGGRPEGGAFHGHGRGPAHAFHGQHRGPALLHMAGERHGHGEEGADEPAGAPAPALCELRALLGWLQKGLPFILILLAKVCFQHKLGIAVCIGMASTFAYANSTLREQVALKEKRSVLVVFWILAFLTGNTLYLLYTFSSQQLYNSLIFLKPNLDRLDFFNLMWIVGIADFVLKFLTIALKCLVLALPRVILAVKSKFHLFKSGQRQLGLDVAAIPNSVLGSWCKNLLQVHIMFPARDGYSTLISIFLLKLHLFLVLRGKQKGSWSM